In Rhinolophus sinicus isolate RSC01 linkage group LG01, ASM3656204v1, whole genome shotgun sequence, the genomic stretch taataaaaatgtatcaagcATGATTTACTCACAGTGTGGATGATTATATTCTATCTCCTACTAAAAAAGAAAGCTTCATGTTACTGACTTCAGGGGCAATTAGAAAATTGAAATAGGGAATCCAGGCATAATCTGGTGGTATTTTCCACAAATGGATTTCAAACTGAGGTTTGACCAACTCCAAGCACAAGCTCTTCAGTCACTGAGAAGCGATACAGGATTCTGTTTGAGCCTGGAGTGATCAAATGCTTTGGTACTGTTAGAAATTTTCAGTAAAATGCATAAATTGGGACAGTGTTAGGCAAACACTGATACCCTACCTTTACTCCATTTGCTACCCAGTACCAACCATGCCATTTTGCCACACTGAAAAACGACTTACAGTATTTTTCCTTAGCATCTGTATAAAAATGCTGGTTCGACTAATGCATGTTAGCTTTCTTAGATAATTAGGATTTGTTTTAGGAGAAAATTGTCTTACCTGCAATAATATCTATCTTGATTTTCCATTCTGCAGCTTTCTTTTGAATATGCTGAACATAAATAACATGTTAATGtgagctgatttttaaatttttaaaaattgttttttactaATATTTGATACTAAGTTTtcaagcttttaaaatttcattagaCTTTAGAcccttacatttttttcaattggatagtatttagaaaataaatgaagccaTTTCAATATagtgggggtaccaaaaaatgtatgcacatgacttgtagtcatcttttgttattggtatacattgagtattacaatttcaatagttttttcctttcttaaaatgtgtatacatatttttggcaccctgtattTAACAATTTGAGCCAAATTACATAATTAAATCCAACTAATAAAGTATGTACAACTAAGTGTATATCATCAGTATATACAACTATCCTGGAAACCAACAGATCTGTTTCCATGGGCAGGCAGTTCAGTGGCAGTATGGTATAGTAGTTAAGAACATGGTCTCTGGAATCAGCCTGCATTTGAACTACAGCTCTGCTGTTTACTACCTATGTAACCCTGTGCTGATTACTCattctgtgctttagtttcctcatctattaggATAATAATGATATCAGATTGTTGTGGAATATGAAAAGTGctttgaattgtcttggcacacagtaagtactaAATGTTAGCTATATGTCTAAAATTCTTCAACCTCTTCATAAAGTTTTTGGTTGTTAATTTGTTGTAAAAATCactttatgaatttaaaatatatatatgtatatatataatactccAACATTAACAGGAATGGAAAAAAGTTACCCATACTTCCCTAAATAAATTacatgcataattttttttaaattataatagacatttatttaaagtaatacatTTGCAGCCCAGATAATTCTAAATTGTACATTTCAGAGTTATACAACATCATAAAAATACTTTGAGGATAGCTGCATCCAAACATTTCCATTACATGATTATTTCTTTGCCCATTCTTCTCTCACTTTTCTTTCAGATATGGTTCATATTGGAATATGAACCCGAATAACCTCTGTCAGATATGGTTCAAGGTAGAATTTATCCTCATATTTTGTCAACTGCTCTTTAGGCAAGATCTGCTGCCTCATGGTCAGGTCCGATGCTCTTAATTCGAAACACCCTGTCATACAAGTTCTCAGGAAGCCTTCTTATTGCTTCTTTTACATCTTCATCCACATGCATTGTGTTATCGCACATTAACCCTAGTTTATTGAACCCTGCGGCATTGTAATACCATTTTCGAATACTCTCTAGCCACCGGCTTGATGCTGCAACAGCAGGCCTGCTTGCCATTTTGGCCCGTGAACCCATGCATAATTTTTTACGAATACTGATACCAGTATTTCATTATTACAAGCATTTTGTTCATGTTGGTAGCGTTCATAATACTTAAGGCATCGAGTTGATTGATAAACTACTTAACTTGCCCTAAATTTTAGGGTTAAATATTTCTGTTATAAACAATACTGACAATATGTTTATGCTTATAgttttttcttgaatttaataaataatccCAATTTGGGGCATATTTTCCCCCTAGTTTGAGACCTATTTCTATATAAGGATACAGACTTGAAtgcaaatgacattttaatttaatggaATCTTAGGATCTCTGAcatctgtaagaaataaattatgaaatttcTTAGCTATTTAAGCCCTAACGTTAGTGAAAGAGTTTTTAGACTTTAGATTATACAATGGAATGTGGTTCATTCTGGCAGAGATGTCAAAGAATGAATGGGGTAAGCTTGGGATAAACACTGAAAGAACAGTGGCTGGCTTATCTACTTTGCTTTAACAATGAGCCAAGAACTAAATTTTCACAATGCCTAATGAAGAAAGATATGGGAACAGCTTTGAGAGTCAAACAGCTAATTATTAGCTTATCTGCTAGGATACACTTACATTTTACCTAAATAGTTATCAAAAAATTACTCTATACAAATGCAcctataagcatttttaaaagacaagggTCTACAGTTAAGGGGTCTGGGATAAACTTCAGTGACAATGTTACTAATTATATAGAATACTTAAgcaaaattaccacaaacttataACAGATACAGCTACAACATAAAATAGGGACTGTATAAATGTTAGATGTTCATCCCCCATCATACCCCCTTCATGTATGCATAATATATACCagattaatttctttaattagtCACTGTGCTAATGGAAATAATCACTGTCTAAAATGCACTTAGTGAAATAATTTGCTTAAAATCCAACTATTAAGCCAGCCAAGGCAATGCTGATAATGCTGCCTTCTAATGGTGGAATATGGTAATATCAAACAACAAAGAAGGGAGTTCCTTGGTAAGTGGCTATAGGAGTTCATTCAATTAAGACTTTGCTGCTTAATTGCATTTTTTACTGGCATATTTTACATGGTCTGCATGAACTGTATATGAGTAACAAAATTTATATTATGCAAGCTGTGCAGAAAAGAGTTCATAGCAGGCCTGACTGCTTATTCTTAGAAAGGCCTGCATATAAGGTTGGCCAGTGGCTAGAGTATGGGAACTTAGATTTTTGGGAGGGTTTTTACTCCCCATCTCCTTAATTAGTAACTGTGGCACACTGCTTAAACTGTTTATGCTGAATACCTGTTTTGCTCCTGGAACTCCAGAATTTGGTATGTGCTAGGTAGGCATGGGGTGGTGCATAGATGATCAGTCCCCAATAAAAACACTGGGCACCGAGTCTCTAACGAGCTTCCCTGATTGACAGCATTTCACATGCTTGTCACAGAAATTCGCTGCTGGGAAAATCAAGTGCATCATGTGTGACTTCACTGGAGGCTTGTACCTGGTTTCCCCTGGACTCCAACCTTTGCacctttccctttgcttttgctCTATATCCTTCAgctgtaataaatcatagccATGAGGATGACTACATGCTGAGTCCTGTGCAACTTCCTTGAAAATCATCAAACCTGAGGATGGTCTTGGGGACCTCCTCAAGACAAGATTTTCAGATACCAATAATCACTCGTGTTTGCTTTCACATATCAAATGGAGATTTATTTACCAGTAAagttctgttctgttctgctGCTTATCTACATGTTAgcagtatacattttttagctatgtaattttatagttttaaagggTTATTAGATTACCATATATTCAGAATTGTTTCCAACTGGATTCCAGTACATTGTATTTacacaaaatgttttttcctataaaacTTCCTTAAAATCTCTTAATACATGTAtgatttaaagtaataatagttAACAGAGCAATTACATATGCCAGATACTATTCcaagtgctttgtaaactttCATTCTCATAACAGTAGATGGTACTCTTAGTTCCTCATACTCCCAGAGTACAGGTGAGTACGGTACAGGTGATGAACCTGAACTCAAGTACCTCAACCAAAATAACAACTGAGAAGCAGCAGATTTTGGTCTCATCTGGCTCTATAGTTTCTGTTCTTGATCACCATGTTATACTGACACCCCAAAAATGTACCACCCCTGTCCCCAATTTTCTGGAATACATCTTATACACCCCCCCCCATGTGTTATATGTTGGCAAGAAGAATAATGGAAGAGGTGGGTTCTAAACTGAGATTAGTTTAGGTCCAGGCTCAGTGTTCTTAAAAACCATGACTTACTGCCCCCCTTTGTGCACCAGGCCACACAGGGACACTGGGACTACAGGCATCAACCACGACTTACCGAGGCAAACAGGACGTATTGTAACCTTGGTTATACCATACTTCTCTACTCCTGAATTATAGTCTCTTTCCTAGTAACAATTCCTGCCTGAACAAATCTTTGATAAAAGAAATGACACGGGCTGGAAGAAAGCTCATCACAAATGCTAGCGAGTTAAAGGAAAAATTCAGTTTCTAGTGCCAGATGTTAAAAAAGGTCAGGAGAAACAGATACCCTGGTATTTAGTATTCACAGCAAATCCTTAAAACACTgccatgaatttaaaaataaatgacagaatatCCTAATTTGAACTTACCTCTCTAGTTGAGGATTTGTGTAGAGAATATACTGCTGTTCTTGCCATTTCCAAAGCAGTCTTCAGAAATGTCATATCTGTCCCTGTTAAGAGTAGAAAAAGTTCCTATGTATATTATATGCCTGTTTTCAATGAATACCAGgtattaaaaaataccaaaatagcCACTTTAAATTCTTTATGCAAAAAGATGGTACACATAAGTAAAATATCCAAATATCTCAACGTTGACAGAATAAAACCAGAATTATACTGTTAAATAAGGCTGAAgtaaaattttagtatattccAAATTAACGACTTTCAAAGAGGGGAGAATGGAATAGATAGAGTAGTAATCAGAATGGGGGTTTGTGTGGAAGTAAGGACTTCTTAAACTGTCttgtcttttcctcctttttttgaCTTCTAATCCTCCCTGTCCACagcatacacacaaaataaatagccATAGAGTCACTGTTACTAATGGATACATGTTGAAAATCTAGGGTGTGTTAAGGCATTAAAAAGAGATCCTAAAAGTATAAAATCCATTATAGGATTCAATATCATTCATAAGGGTTAGGTAAGTTGTTGAAAATGgagtataaataaatgaataaaaatactattcatttagtaaaaatttataaaaacaaagactgaaaaattcCCTATCCACGCATTAAacaaattgaaattgaaattgtaataactataaagGTAAGAAATTGGTTTATTTACTATATAGTGATAAAATTGCTTAACCTAAACAATGAGaaattggttttaaaaacttgcttttcttctgtagcatacagaatatagtcaatgttgcaacaactatgtatagtgccatgtaggtattagactaattgggggatcactgcgtaagttacataaatgtctagacactatgctgtacacctgaaactaatatcaaataatactgaatgtcaactgtaactgaaaaaaagaattaacaaaactTGCTTTTCTACAAATACACCAGTACACCTTATTCTTGTTACTaacctttattatttttggtCCCAAAGGGAGGATTCATAATTACTGTATCAAATGACTTGGATATTCTGTTAGATAATAAGCACACATCACATTGAACCATGTCAACATTTGTTAACTCAAATTCTTCCACATTCCTATTAAATATTTCCAGTGCATCTTCATCTATGTCAAATCCAACACATAAcctgtaaatataaaacacacacagtgTAACTACTTATAGCTCCCAAGTcaacacaataaaattaaaatcatacctTTTCAACCCAACAGGTAAAGAGTGAGTGCTACCTTTCAACAGCATGATTTCCCAACCTGGCAGGTGTTGGAAACTCAGGTCTGTATAAAAAGGGAGGTGGTATCTGACTGCTGCtcttaccattttgttttttagtttgttttgatGTTCTGCTCATTCAAAATGTACTCCTTATCAGATTCTTGTTCCCCTTACCTCATACTTGTAGAATCCCATAAATATAATCAGTTGATCCTATTTACGCTTCTTATTAAAGCCAACCCATACCCAAGTAGTATATATTGGATCACTTACCCTGCTCCTAACATTGCAGTTCCAATGCTAAGCACTCCACAACCACATCCTAGGTCTGCAACCACTTTATTTTCAATGTCATCATATGTATTATGAATTGTATAGAGCATACATGCTAAAAGATCAAAAAACGTATTACAGAATAAGCAAGTTGATGACCAAAATCCAATTTGTGCAAATGACTCTACAACAATTTCTTGTCTTGCATTATTTAGTCCTTTTCCAAATGTTGTTCcagataattaaaaaacataaggCATTATAACTTGGTATGTAGTAAGAGGCCCCACAAAATACAGTAACACATGCCAGTGGTTCCCCAAAACTAGTCCACTGACAATGCCAAGAAAGATAAAACTTTTGAGGTAAAATGAGAACAATATggtcaaaatgttttatttttccttatccTGTTCAAAACATTGccatacacacatatatcaatTCTTTGATATTGAAATATTACTCTTATGAAAGAAGGTAaagtaggttttaaaaatatctttccttaTCAATATATAAACTTGGCAACCCTGCATTagtttccaaaattattttgaaattttactgaTCTATGAATCTGTAAGTCTGGGAACCACTAATATCAAACAAAGCATTAACATTAAAATGGCACAGTACTTTTTTGCAATACATTTGGCATCAGAACACAAGTACAATAAGTTTAAGCtagaatgggaaaagaaaagaccTACATCCACAATAGCCTTTAGACACATACATTTATGATCTATGAATACATATAACCTACTAATGAGGCCTGATTAGAGAACTATTAAGGAGCAGAGCAGAAGCTGCTGAAATTGGAAAGGGATCTTTCAAATATGCACAATGGCCTGGGATATACTGAAGTGTTGCATGAGTAAGACCACTGATCTCTCCTTGTGGGGATATATGAACCCAGCAAGGATTACTGGCCATCACTGATGCCCCAGGATCCAGAGGTTTTTTATCAAAAACACAATTACAGGGACATCTCAGGCTGACAGCACTGTCCTCATTGCTGCAGGTGTTAGTGACTTTGAGGAGGGTATCTCAAAGAATTAGCACTCGTGCTTGTTACACATTGGATgtgaaagtgattttttaaaaaaatttgattcCACTAAGAAACCCTATAGCTAGAAGACATTAAAGAAGTCATTATCTAAATTGAGAGAACTTGTCTTAACCCACAGTTTTATGCCAGTTTTTGGTTGGAATTATGACAGTATTTTGGAGTTAAGTGCAGGGATGCATACATTTTCCTTGACTTTCATTGGTAGCTTAGAAACAGAACTATGTTGGAGCTGGACAGGATTCCTCCTTGCAGGTGTTGCCAACAAGTACATTTCCTAAGACTCTTCAATACTTTCATAATACGTTTATTAAACATGAATGTTTTTTCCTGTACTCCTAGTATTTGTCTCTCGCATAAAGCAACAGTGCTGATTCTCAGGTCATTTGTTAAAATTGAAATGCATCCTTATCTTTTATAGCACCTATTCTGGATTTGTTAAATTCAGTCCTTCAATGACCAAGTCTAGTATTCATTTCTAGGGCAGAGTACAGCATAGGACTCCTTGTGCTGACAATTCCTTGAATTGATtcttatttagcaaatatttactgagcttctAACTAGGAATTCTTACAGGCACTTGGAATTACGTGAACAAGACCAACAAATTCTTTGCCCTCAAGTTTATAGTGTTACGAtagaaacagattaaaaaacacGTCTGATAGTGTTCAGGAGTATGCAAAAACCACCAAACAGTGCAataagtgtgtgtctgtgtgtgggatGTCTTTAGCTGTGTAGTCAAGGAAGCCCTCCCTAACGTGATATGTAATCTTACAGCAGATTTCCTCTAGACATTCTTCGTACCTAAATAACTGTTCTAATTTCATTATGGAGAGACAGGACTAACTCGAGGCAAAGGCATGGTCACTAGCCGCCCTATCTGCAATGTGCGGCCCTACCTGCAATGTGCGGCCTGGTCGGATACTGTTCTAGAAGTAGCTTGGGCTTTTCAAATCCATCCACTTGTTGCAGGCGACTCTCTAGCTCCTTaagccttaatttcttcatttttaaaaaaactgtggaTTCTCAGGATTTAACGGCATTTGATCTGCAGAGAAATCTATTTAACCTTCATTTCCATCCTCCCCAACCTTCCCCCCGACCCTTTTTTAAACGCCGCAAGCCAGAGGCACGGCATCGGACGCAGGGCGCTAAGGACACACCGGCCCAGGCCGGTCCTACTCTCCTCCTTGCGCCAGGTGCGGGCGGAGCCTTCGATCAGCTCTCAGCCTGCCCGTCTCCAGGGCATCCCGCGCGGATCTCGGGCTCCTCCTAGACCCACAGAACTTCACACACCGCGTATGGGAACCACAAGAGACAGCTCGCGCCACGGCCGGGGCCGGAAGCGCCGctacgcacgcacgcacgcacgcacgtaCGCACGCGTCAGCGTCTAGTGGTCCCGTGCCAAGGGGCAACTGTCTTCCGACTCTCGGTTTCCGCTGGTGGCACGAAGGAACGCGTCATCCGCTTCCGCCCCGGCCCAGTCTGCATCGTCGGTATAGCTTGCCTTCTCGGAGCCTATGCTTGTCCCTGCCGCCTGTTACTTGGCCATAACCCAaaaggatgagggagaaagggtGAAAGTGAGGGTGCAAGTTACGGTCACTTTGTTTTAATGGCCAATGTGGCCCTTTCTGCCTTCTGCCTTCCAACTCCCCTCTCAAAGAGTAGCAGTCTCCACTCACTTTTGCCTCCTTGGGCCATTAGCATGCCCTACTTTATCATAACTTTGTTTCCCTCTTCATAGGTTGTTTGTGTCACTTATATCTCACAGGTGGTGATGTGAGAGACGCCGGAAGAAGAGAATTTATATGAAGGAATAGGTAAGTAGTGGTGTTAAACGCTGGGAAGCGGTCAGGTTTTCATGGAGGAGGAGCCGAAATCAAGTCGTAGTGGATTTTGAACTGAATGgaagcttaggaagtagagtaaATGAACAATTCTCAAGAAACGTGGCTATAAAAAGAGGAGTGAGAATAGTTAATGTTTAGTAAGATTGGAGgaagcttttttttaaatgataggaGATGTGAACATAGCTAAATTCAGACAGGTTAAAGATAATAGAAAAGTAGGggttcaaaatacaaaaaaggatTTTGAATGGAGTTAGGATCCTGAGAAGTGGGATCCAGTGCCTAAGTGAAATGATTGCCTATAATCTGGGGAATAAGCCCTTTtcattattaaaggaaaaaaaagaggaatggatGGATGAGGATGAAGTAGAGGGAGTGGTCTTTGAGGCTGCTACTTACTATGAAAAGTAGAAGTCAAAGTTGTCCattatgagggttaaatgagttagtaCATATAAAGTTCACAGCACATAAAGTTACTACATAAAGTTATTTGTCACATAACAAATctccaataaatgtttgttgttgtggttgttgttggttgtttttggtggtggtggtgggggtatCTCTTGAGGCAGAGGTGACTGTAGTAAGGAGTTTGAACCAAGTGGATGATTGAAACTACCTGGATATATGAAGACAATTGACCCATCTGAGGttgaaggcattttttttctattttgaaaaattaaattactctTTCCGTGCCCAGCACAGCCATGGCTCGTGGTCCCAAGAAGCATCTGAAGCGTGTAGCAGCTCCAAAGCATTGGATGCTGGATAAATTGACTGGTGTGTTTGCTCCTCATCCATCCACTGGTCCCTACAAGCTGAGGGAATGTCTTCCTCTCATCATCTTCCTAAGGAACAGACTGAAGTGTGCTCTAACAGGAGATGAAATAAAGAAGATCTGCATGCAGCGGTTCATTAAGATTGATGGCAAGGTCCGAACTGATGTAACCTACCCTGCTGGTTTGATGGATGTCATCAGCATCGACAAGACTGGAGAGAACTTCCGTCTGCTCTACGACACCAAGGGTCGCTTTGCTGTTCATCGTATTACACCAGACGAGGCCAAGTACAAGTTGTGCAATGTGAGAAAGATCTTTGTGGGCACAAAAGGAATCCTACATCTGGTGACTCATGATGCTCGCACTATCCGCTACTCTGATACCCTCATTAAGGTGAATGACACCATTCAGATTGATTTGGAGACCGGCAAAATTACTGATTTCATCAGGTTTGACACTGGTAATCTGTGCATGGTGACTGGAGGTTCTAACCTGGGAAGAATTGGTGTGATCACCAACAGAGAGAGGCACCCTGGTTCTTTTGATGTAGTTCATGTGAAAGATGCCAATGGCAACAGTTTTGCCACCCGGGTTTCCAACATTTTCGTTATTGGCAGAGGGAACAAACCATGGATTTCTCTTCCCCATGGAAAGGGTATCCACCTCAGCAATGACAGAGAAATCATTGCTGAAGAAAGAGATAAGAGCCTGGCGGCCAAAAAGAGCAATGGGTGAAATGATCTCTAGATGACATGATTGGAAGAGTCTTTGTACTTAATCAAGATAATacagcatgaaaaaaattaaaacttttattttgagataattctAGATTTATATGTAGTCATAAAAAATAACACATAGAGAGACCCTATGTATCTTTTACTCAGTTTTCCCCAATAACACTTTGCAAAACTGTAGTACAGTACCAGCCAGATATTGATGGATACAGTAAAGACATAGCATTTCCATTACCACAAAGCTCCTTTGTGTTGTATCATTTTACCATCCTacaagcaatgtatgagggttccagttgcTTCATAGCCTCACCAATagttgttattttcaatttaaaaaattatagttatcCTAGCAGGTATGAAGTAGCaattcattgtggttttgaattgcatCTCCCTGATGGCTGGTGGTGAGCATCTATTAATATGCTTCTTGACCATTTCTATAGCTTCTTTGGATAAGTGAGAATCCAAATcctcatttgcttattttaaattgtgttattaatgtttttatttttgagttgtgaaagttccttatatattctggacactcgatcttatcaggtatatgatttgcaaatatttcctcccattctgttgtctttttacattcttgatagtgtcctttaaCATGCAAAAGCTTTAAATTTTTGATGGTGTCCAAATCTATTTTTTAGGTGTTTTATCTAAGAAACTGTTGCCTTGAAAATTTGAAAGTCTTGAAAATTTacacttatgttttcttctaagagttttacagttccAGCTCTTACACTTAGGTCTTTGATTGATCTTGAGTAAATTTTTGAATGTGGTATGAAGTAGAGgtacaaatttattctttttgcatgtggatatccagttgtctcaaCATTACTAAAAATGCTATGTTTTCTACCATTGAATGGTTCTGGCATCCTTGTAGAAATCAATTGAGCATAgatgtatgagtttatttctggactcccaaTTTTATTTCATGATCTATATGTCTCTCCTTATgctaat encodes the following:
- the METTL5 gene encoding rRNA N(6)-adenosine-methyltransferase METTL5 isoform X1, giving the protein MKKLRLKELESRLQQVDGFEKPKLLLEQYPTRPHIAACMLYTIHNTYDDIENKVVADLGCGCGVLSIGTAMLGAGLCVGFDIDEDALEIFNRNVEEFELTNVDMVQCDVCLLSNRISKSFDTVIMNPPFGTKNNKGTDMTFLKTALEMARTAVYSLHKSSTREHIQKKAAEWKIKIDIIAELRYDLPASYKFHKKKSVDIEVDLIRFSF
- the METTL5 gene encoding rRNA N(6)-adenosine-methyltransferase METTL5 isoform X2; this encodes MKKLRLKELESRLQQVDGFEKPKLLLEQYPTRPHIAACMLYTIHNTYDDIENKVVADLGCGCGVLSIGTAMLGAGLCVGFDIDEDALEIFNRNVEEFELTNVDMVQCDVCLLSNRISKSFDTVIMNPPFGTKNNKGTDMTFLKTALEMARTAVYSLHKSSTREHIQKKAAEWKIKIDIIAGGHRSRPNSVFFLKASKDKSS
- the METTL5 gene encoding rRNA N(6)-adenosine-methyltransferase METTL5 isoform X3, whose product is MKKLRLKELESRLQQVDGFEKPKLLLEQYPTRPHIAACMLYTIHNTYDDIENKVVADLGCGCGVLSIGTAMLGAGLCVGFDIDEDALEIFNRNVEEFELTNVDMVQCDVCLLSNRISKSFDTVIMNPPFGTKNNKGTDMTFLKTALEMARTAVYSLHKSSTREHIQKKAAEWKIKIDIIAVWQNGMVGTG